Proteins found in one Zea mays cultivar B73 chromosome 1, Zm-B73-REFERENCE-NAM-5.0, whole genome shotgun sequence genomic segment:
- the LOC103644849 gene encoding lecithin-cholesterol acyltransferase-like 1: MQRYMYAFMMATVARLRWSTIWLLVPVAAAIVLSKFASTTRRAPQQLPPVVVVPGYATNELDARLTELYHPSSPRCGAHKGKGWFRLYLNYTALEDAADVRCFAEQMATAYDAASDDYRNAQGVETRVPFFGSTRAFRYPDPDRRNFSYMDKFVSRLERLGYRDGENLFGAPYDFRYAVAPPGHPSRVGDAFFGRLRRLVERASRANGGGPVTIVAHSYGGTLAHQFLLRRPLPWRRRFVRRFVPVAAPWGGVVLGMLTIVAGNNLGLPFVDPLALKGEYRSLQSSLWPLPNPNAFRAGQPLVTTRSRTYTAHDMADFLDAIGLGAAIVPYQSRVLPLFRELPSPRVPVACVVGVGLDTPEMLAYPGDDFDVTPMMVMGDGDGLVNLVSLLAVDPAWRLPAAYFRMLKTSK, translated from the exons ATGCAGCGCTATATGTACGCGTTCATGATGGCCACAGTAGCGCGGTTGCGATGGTCCACGATATGGCTTCTTGTTCCCGTGGCGGCAGCGATCGTGCTGTCCAAATTTGCGAGCACGACGAGGCGCGCACCGCAGCAGCTGCCGCCCGTGGTGGTGGTGCCCGGGTACGCCACCAACGAGCTCGACGCGCGCCTCACGGAGCTGTACCACCCGTCGTCACCGCGCTGCGGCGCGCACAAGGGGAAAGGCTGGTTCCGCCTCTACCTCAACTACACGGCGCTGGAGGACGCCGCCGACGTGCGCTGCTTCGCCGAGCAGATGGCCACGGCGTACGACGCGGCGTCCGACGACTACCGCAACGCCCAGGGCGTGGAGACCCGCGtccctttcttcggatccacccgGGCCTTCCGCTACCCCGACCCAGACCGGAGGAACTTCTCGTACATGGACAAGTTCGTGTCGCGGCTGGAGCGGCTCGGCTACCGCGACGGCGAGAACCTGTTCGGCGCGCCCTACGACTTCCGGTACGCCGTCGCCCCGCCAGGCCACCCGTCGAGGGTCGGCGACGCCTTCTTCGGGCGCCTCAGGAGGCTGGTAGAGAGGGCGAGCCGGGCTAACGGAGGAGGGCCGGTGACCATCGTGGCGCACAGCTACGGCGGCACGCTGGCGCACCAGTTCCTACTGCGGCGGCCCTTGCCGTGGCGCAGGCGCTTCGTCCGGCGGTTCGTGCCCGTTGCCGCGCCGTGGGGAGGCGTCGTCCTTGGCATGCTGACAATCGTCGCCGGCAACAATCTCGGCCTGCCGTTCGTCGACCCGCTGGCGCTCAAGGGCGAGTACCGGAGCCTGCAGAGCAGCCTCTGGCCGCTGCCCAACCCCAACGCATTTAGAGCCGGGCAGCCACTGGTGACCACACGGAGCAGGACGTACACGGCCCACGACATGGCGGACTTCCTCGACGCCATCGGGCTAGGCGCGGCAATTGTGCCGTACCAGTCCCGCGTGCTGCCCCTGTTCCGGGAGCTGCCATCTCCGCGGGTGCCCGTGGCTTGTGTCGTCGGGGTTGGGCTGGACACGCCGGAGATGCTGGCCTACCCGGGAGACGACTTCGACGTGACGCCGATGATGGTCATGGGAGACGGCGACGGGCTGGTCAACCTGGTGAGCCTCCTCGCTGTCGACCCTGCGTGGAGGCTTCCTGCAGCTTACTTTAGGATGCTCAAG acgagcaagtga